In the Leptotrichia sp. oral taxon 212 genome, one interval contains:
- a CDS encoding GrdX family protein, with translation MKLLTNNPAFLNYNKKNIEVDYRETDYLGILKIARDYVHENYRLLTHPLYGSVKPNETIYRSVVLVKDDSTDTDSVILLASAIETFEKFKGNKKTPLWIDRVKEDFSVIDHDLITNAIERIIK, from the coding sequence GTGAAATTATTAACTAATAATCCTGCGTTTCTAAACTATAATAAGAAGAATATAGAAGTGGATTACAGGGAAACGGATTATTTAGGGATATTAAAAATAGCACGTGATTACGTGCATGAAAATTACAGGCTTCTTACACATCCTCTTTATGGAAGTGTAAAACCTAATGAAACTATATATAGGTCTGTAGTTCTGGTCAAAGATGATTCAACTGATACTGATTCAGTCATATTACTGGCATCTGCAATAGAAACTTTTGAAAAATTTAAAGGAAACAAAAAAACACCGTTGTGGATAGACAGAGTAAAAGAAGATTTCAGTGTTATAGATCATGACCTGATAACAAATGCTATAGAAAGAATTATAAAATAG